One Streptomyces sp. NBC_00223 genomic window carries:
- a CDS encoding TetR/AcrR family transcriptional regulator: protein MDVVTDRAPKQDRSRATRQRILTAAVSCLAEHGWSGSTVAVVCARAGVSRGAAQHHFRTREELFTAAIAHMAEQWLAAVRERARALPREGPDRTYAVVDMLVAVHTGPLFRAALHLWVAAADEEALRPRVAALESRIGREAHRLAVEFLGADESVPGVRETVQATLDMVRGLGLSNLLSDDSARRSGIVRQWSRVLDAVLRDAGGPPAGA, encoded by the coding sequence GTGGACGTCGTGACCGACCGCGCGCCCAAGCAGGACCGCAGCCGCGCCACCCGGCAGCGCATTCTGACGGCCGCCGTGTCCTGTCTGGCGGAACACGGCTGGTCGGGCAGCACCGTCGCGGTGGTGTGCGCCCGGGCCGGCGTGTCCAGGGGCGCGGCGCAGCACCACTTCCGCACCCGCGAGGAACTGTTCACGGCCGCCATCGCGCACATGGCCGAGCAGTGGCTCGCCGCCGTGCGCGAGCGGGCCCGCGCCCTGCCCCGCGAGGGCCCCGACCGTACGTACGCGGTGGTGGACATGCTGGTGGCCGTGCACACCGGGCCGCTCTTCCGGGCCGCGCTGCACCTGTGGGTGGCCGCCGCTGACGAGGAGGCGCTGCGGCCGCGGGTGGCCGCGTTGGAGTCGCGGATCGGCCGGGAGGCGCACCGGCTCGCGGTGGAGTTCCTGGGCGCGGACGAGTCGGTGCCCGGGGTGCGCGAGACCGTGCAGGCGACCTTGGACATGGTCCGCGGTCTCGGTCTTTCCAACCTGCTCAGCGACGACTCGGCGCGGCGGTCCGGGATCGTCCGGCAGTGGTCCCGGGT